The genomic region TCATCATATCAGCAAAGGCGCCTTCACTGCCGGCAATATGTTCAGCGATAGCCACACAAGCATCGTTACCTGAAGCAACAATAATACCTTGATTTAATAAGTTAACACTAACTTCAGTGCCCACTTCAATGAACATTTTTGACGAGTCAGGGAAGTTTTTTGCCCAAGCGTTTTCACTGATTAACACCTTGTCATCGTTAGCAATGTTACCTGCTTGAATTTCTTTACCGACGATGTAGCTGGTCATCATCTTAGTTAAAGATGCTGGCTCTAGTTGTATATCAGCATTACCTTCAGCAATAACGTAACCTGTGGCGTGATCTAAAAGAATATAGCCTTCAGCATTAATTTGTGGTGGTGCCGGAATAACATCCGCTACGGCAAATGATGAGGTGGTGGTTAGCAGAACCCCGGAGAAAAGTTGAATCAATTTATTAGCTGATTTGCTCATTATAAACCTGTATTTTGAAAATAGTTATGTCGTTTCATGAGTTGTCGTCCGCAGTGTGATGATAGCTAAAAACCATTATTCTAACCGTGTTAGCGGTTTATTTAACTGTTATAGGGGACGACGATAAAATTGTCGAACAGTATAGCAATTATGGCGTCGATGTTAACCGTCAAGGGCGATTATTTGTGAATTTGTTGCCCTTGCTAGCGCTATTTTAGCGAAAATAGTGGGTATGCTTCTGGGTAACCTTGGTTGTGTAGACTTGCCAATAACTGCTTTGCTTGCTCTGCACTTGATATTGGTCCTATTTGCACGCGAAAAAGTTCATTTTTTTCGCTCAATGAAACAGGAACTTGCATTAAAAATCGCATGCCTTTGGCGGTATTGTCAGCCAACGTTTTATTACGAGTCACCAATACATGAATGTAGGGCTTAAAAAACGCACTATTGGTTGTTAATTGTGTTGCGTGCGGTTTGGTGGGTTTAACTGGGGTGACTTTGGCAACTTGTGATTGACTGGCCTGCTCTGGTTCAGTAACAAAGCGACTAATGTTACTCCGGGTAATGGCTTCAACCTTAACGCGCGCGGTTCCTTTATCCAGCATACCCAGTTTATATGCGGCGCTGTAGGAGAGATCAATCAATCGGTCTTGATGAAATGGACCACGGTCATTCACACGGACAATGATCTTACGGTTATTGGCTAAATTAGTGACTTGCGCGTATGTAGGTAGTGGCAGCGATTTATGGGCCGCACTAAAGCCGTACATGTCGTAGATTTCACCATTGGATGTTAAGTGGCCATGAAACTTTTTACCATACCATGAGGCGATACCTGTTTCGCTATAACCCTCTGCACTGCTCATCACTTGATAAGGAACACCAAATACTCGGTAATCTTTATTGCCTCCACGACTCTTTTCCAACACCTTAGGTTGGGGCTCTTGTAGCTCTTGCTCAGTAGGTAGTCGAGTAGGAATGGAATCGTGCTTTTGTGAATATCGTGATGACGTCTGACAACCGAACATGCTTATTGTTACAAGCATTAAGGCCGCGGAAAAAAGCAGACGCTTAGCAAAAGGTATTGTCATTATTGGTATTAAACAGTGTGTCGACGACTTAATAGCCTCAATATAATGTACCGAATCGAGCGATACAAGAGCGACGATAGCGAAATATCGTATTTATACCAATCACATTAAGTTATTGCTCACTCAGTGAGAATTTAAAGGCTTTTTAGCCAGTTGCATAGATTAGTTATGAGATCAAACGTCGATGGGTACTAATCGCCATTAAAACACCAAACCCTGCCATCAGTGTCACCATTGAGGTACCGCCATAACTTACCAAGGGTAGCGGGACGCCTACTACCGGCAATATGCCTGAAACCATGCCGATATTAACAAATACATAAACGAAAAACGTCAGTGTCAGGCTTCCTGCTAAGAGCTTGGTAAAGGCTTCTTGTGCATTCACGGCAATCCATAAACCACGCACAACTATGTATAAATAAATCAGTAATAAGCCGATCACCCCAAATAAACCAAACTCTTCACTAAATACGGCAAAAATAAAGTCAGTATGCCGTTCCGGCAAAAATTCAAGTTGAGATTGGGTACCTTGTAGCCAACCTTTACCTGATAGTCCACCCGAGCCTATAGCAATTTTCGATTGGATAATATGGTAACCAGCGCCTAGCGGGTCTTCCTCCGGGTTTAAAAAGGTGAGTACTCGTTGCTTTTGATAATCGCGCATCAAAAACATCCACAATATTGGCAAAAAGGCAGATAGTAAGCCCGCACATACGCCAATTAAACGCCAGCTTGCACCGGCCAGAAACAGTACGAAGATACCAGAACTTGCTACCAGTAACGAGGTACCCAGATCTGGTTGCTTGGCAATAAGCAGGGTTGGGATCATAACCAACGCAAACGCGATAACAATGTGCTTGGTTTTCGCCGGTAAATCGTAGCGTGAAATAAACCAAGCGGTGGTCATCGGCACCACTAATTTCATGATCTCAGAAGGCTGAAAGCGGGTAAAACCTAGGTCAAGCCAGCGTTGTGCGCCTTTACTGGCATAACCAAAAAGTAATACACAAACGAGCAGTAATAGACCTATCACAAAAATTGCAAAAACCCAGCGTTGATAGAACGATGGCGGTATTTGCGCGACAACGAACATCACACCAAGGGCAACGCCAAGACGAATAACCTGCCGAACCACGAGATCCATATCCTGACCACCTGCACTATAAATAACCGCAAGGCCTAGCGACATGAGCACCAATAAACCAAATAGCAGCGGTAAATCAATATGAATGCGCTCCATTAAGGTTTTTCGTTTAGCGTGGTCTTGGCCTGTGTTTCGTATCATCTGTTTTCGTTTCTAGGTTATTGGTTAGGTGGCGTAATCAGTTGTTGCTGACCAAGCTGTTGTTGATTGGCAAAGTATTGATCCATAATTTGCCTTGCAACGGGACCTGCATTCGAACCGCCACCACCAACGGCGACATTCTCTATGGCGATAGCAACAACGATTTCCGGTTTCTTTGCCGGCGCGTAGGCAATAAACATGGCGTTGTCTCGTTGGCTTTCTGAGATTTTACTGGCATCGTATTCGACATCTTCATCTCGGCCAACAACTTCCCCGGTTCCTGATTTACCTGCAGCATCGTAGGTTGTGCCTAAAAAGGCATTATAGCCGGTACCTGCAGGGTGCTTGACCGTCGCGTGCATTGTATCGAGGATGATATCCCAGTTTTTGTTATTGTTTAATACGATGGGGGGTTTCTCATTAACGGTAAAGGCTACGGTATTTTTCTCAATTGCCGCATTCATTGCGATGCCTTCATCATCAAGCGCGGAAGAATCATCGTTGTTAACCTCAACAGGCTCATGAAAATACGAAACAAAATGCGGTTCAATAACCTGTCCTTTATTGACCAATATACTGGTTGCTTGAGCTAATTGCATTGGCGTTACGGTCCAAAAACCCTGACCAATACCAATGTTTACCGTATCTCCATGGTACCAAGGCTGATTGTAGCGAGCACGCTTCCAACCTCGGCTTGGTAATATAGCCGCGCTTTCTTCGAGTATATCGATACCAGTGCGTTCACCAAAACCAAATTTGGCCATGTTTTCGCTGATTCGGTCGACACCAATTTTATAGGCTAAATCATAGAAGTAGGTATTACACGAACGCATTACCGCTTCTTCTAAGTTAACCCAACCGTGTCCCCACTTTAAATGGTCGCGGTATTTACGCGTGCCATTTTGTAGGCGGAACCAGCCCGGATCCCATAGTTTGAAGCTTTGGTTAATTATTTTTTCTTCCAGACCGATTAA from Thalassotalea sp. Sam97 harbors:
- a CDS encoding septal ring lytic transglycosylase RlpA family protein, with translation MLVTISMFGCQTSSRYSQKHDSIPTRLPTEQELQEPQPKVLEKSRGGNKDYRVFGVPYQVMSSAEGYSETGIASWYGKKFHGHLTSNGEIYDMYGFSAAHKSLPLPTYAQVTNLANNRKIIVRVNDRGPFHQDRLIDLSYSAAYKLGMLDKGTARVKVEAITRSNISRFVTEPEQASQSQVAKVTPVKPTKPHATQLTTNSAFFKPYIHVLVTRNKTLADNTAKGMRFLMQVPVSLSEKNELFRVQIGPISSAEQAKQLLASLHNQGYPEAYPLFSLK
- the rodA gene encoding rod shape-determining protein RodA, giving the protein MIRNTGQDHAKRKTLMERIHIDLPLLFGLLVLMSLGLAVIYSAGGQDMDLVVRQVIRLGVALGVMFVVAQIPPSFYQRWVFAIFVIGLLLLVCVLLFGYASKGAQRWLDLGFTRFQPSEIMKLVVPMTTAWFISRYDLPAKTKHIVIAFALVMIPTLLIAKQPDLGTSLLVASSGIFVLFLAGASWRLIGVCAGLLSAFLPILWMFLMRDYQKQRVLTFLNPEEDPLGAGYHIIQSKIAIGSGGLSGKGWLQGTQSQLEFLPERHTDFIFAVFSEEFGLFGVIGLLLIYLYIVVRGLWIAVNAQEAFTKLLAGSLTLTFFVYVFVNIGMVSGILPVVGVPLPLVSYGGTSMVTLMAGFGVLMAISTHRRLIS